TGCTGTCGACTTCGGAATAGGGCCCTCTTATGAGGTGGTCCTCGCTGGCGACTCAGAGGCGGATGACACAAAGGCAATGTTGAAATCAATGAGGGCACGGTTTGTCCCCAACAAAGTAGTCCTTCTGCGCCCGAGTGAACAGGAATCACCTGATATCATTCGCGTCGCTCCATTCACCGAGGGCCAGACGAGCATAGACGGAAAGGCAACCGCCTATGTCTGTCGAGACTATGTGTGCAAGCTCCCGACCACGGATGCAGACAAGATGCTGGAGCTGCTCAACAAGCAACAGTAACTCAATATTGTTCAACATTGTTTAACGTGGTTCAACATTGAACAACCTTGAACAACAGTTGAACGTTTTGAACAAGTTGTTAGCTTGGCCCTGATCACCATAAGCCCAGTTGAACACTTGAACAATATTGAGCTACTTTTTGTTGTGTTTACGCTTGATTTCCTCGAGCATCTCGTCCAGCTCTTCTGCCATGCTTTTCCTCGGAATTTTCTTGAATTTCGCGCCTCGAAGGCCTGAACCTCTCAGATAGCCAATGAAATTGGCCAACATTACACTAACCTGAACGCATCGCTCGACCAAGTTCTTGTAGTCGTCCTCACCAACATACTTCTGATCATAGGCAATAGTGAGCTGAGACCTGACCTCGCCGCAAGAACCTTTTGCAATATAGAGGAACTGGATGAACTCGGTGTTGGAACCACGCTCAAATCCTTCAGCAATGTTCGACATCACCGATACAGAAGCCCTGCGTATCTGATCTACCAAACTGTAATCTTTGGAGAAGCCACCTCGCCTCGTTATCTCATAAACCTTGTTGGTCAGCATCCTGGCTTGTTTGTATACATTCAGGTCCTCAAACTTCCTGGCCTTTGAACTTTTGAACTTTCTGTTATTAGCCATAGGCACCTCCCTGTTCTGTCAAGGCCGACCAAGTCTCGATCGATCTCGAGTAGTGTTGTAGTCAATGGGAGGGGTCTGGAAACCTACAAACTCGGAACTGCCTCGCGGGAGTAT
This DNA window, taken from candidate division TA06 bacterium, encodes the following:
- a CDS encoding four helix bundle protein, giving the protein MANNRKFKSSKARKFEDLNVYKQARMLTNKVYEITRRGGFSKDYSLVDQIRRASVSVMSNIAEGFERGSNTEFIQFLYIAKGSCGEVRSQLTIAYDQKYVGEDDYKNLVERCVQVSVMLANFIGYLRGSGLRGAKFKKIPRKSMAEELDEMLEEIKRKHNKK